The Caldisericum sp. genome includes a region encoding these proteins:
- a CDS encoding LapA family protein: MKKLNAFLFLILVILLATILLIVQNLNQITIRFVTFEISTSVGLFGIIMLLAGFIVMWLISLIVHYREISNLRRKLSDCESQINKLKEGPKDSKEEIIDKQSK, from the coding sequence ATGAAAAAACTTAATGCGTTTCTTTTTTTAATTCTCGTAATTTTGCTTGCAACCATTTTACTAATTGTACAAAACCTCAATCAGATAACTATACGCTTTGTGACTTTTGAAATCAGCACATCAGTTGGCTTATTTGGAATAATTATGCTCCTTGCAGGGTTTATTGTAATGTGGTTAATATCACTTATAGTACATTATAGAGAAATTTCAAATCTTAGAAGGAAGCTTTCGGATTGTGAATCACAAATTAATAAACTCAAAGAAGGCCCTAAAGATAGCAAGGAAGAAATAATAGATAAACAAAGCAAATAA